The Amycolatopsis sp. DG1A-15b genome window below encodes:
- the sigE gene encoding RNA polymerase sigma factor SigE: MQNAVADTGAKPVTLDTVSLNDEAWTPPSWDEVVREHGDRVYRLAYRLTGNTHDAEDLTQETFIRVFRSLASYKPGTFEGWLHRITTNLFLDMARRRSRVRMEGLPEDTDRIVGDDPSPEQVYSDTHLDPDLQAALDELPPEFRAAVVLCDVEGLSYEEIGATLNVKLGTVRSRIHRGRQALRASLERRRAHAPQSAKVTV; encoded by the coding sequence ATGCAGAACGCCGTTGCCGACACCGGGGCCAAGCCCGTGACCTTGGACACGGTGTCCCTGAATGACGAGGCGTGGACGCCGCCGTCCTGGGACGAGGTCGTGCGCGAACACGGCGACCGCGTCTACCGGCTCGCCTACCGCCTGACCGGCAACACCCACGACGCCGAGGACCTCACGCAGGAGACCTTCATCCGGGTTTTCCGCTCGCTGGCGTCCTACAAGCCCGGCACGTTCGAGGGCTGGCTGCACCGGATCACCACCAACCTGTTCCTGGACATGGCCCGCCGCCGCTCGCGCGTGCGGATGGAAGGCCTGCCCGAGGACACCGACCGCATCGTGGGTGACGACCCGAGCCCCGAGCAGGTCTACTCGGACACGCACCTGGACCCGGACCTGCAGGCGGCGCTCGACGAGCTGCCCCCGGAGTTCCGCGCCGCCGTGGTGCTGTGTGACGTCGAAGGGCTGTCGTACGAGGAGATCGGCGCGACGCTGAACGTCAAGCTGGGCACGGTCCGCAGCCGCATCCACCGCGGGCGTCAGGCGCTGCGCGCGTCGCTCGAGCGTCGTCGCGCTCACGCACCGCAGTCTGCGAAGGTGACGGTATGA
- a CDS encoding zf-HC2 domain-containing protein: MTAPRGWALPESHLLPDVVVAFVDGELSHGARDRAASHITRCPACAAEVRAQRQTMEAIRHAGAPSMSAGFLASLQSIPQHTDLPSTPDNLAITADGQLVAVQRPDRVAGLRDSGVLGGVAPLGSSAPLGQSPNVLGGGRFKRRAAQGAGVVVSGLVLSALALVGTSADGDGSPETGGGAPQPANLLPAQMAVPQQPAPLSTPASTTPVAVPAGIR; encoded by the coding sequence ATGACCGCACCGCGAGGCTGGGCACTCCCCGAGTCGCACCTGCTGCCGGACGTCGTGGTGGCGTTCGTGGACGGCGAGCTTTCCCACGGCGCACGCGACCGCGCGGCGTCGCACATCACCCGCTGCCCGGCGTGCGCGGCCGAGGTGCGCGCCCAGCGTCAGACGATGGAGGCGATCCGCCACGCGGGGGCGCCGTCGATGTCGGCGGGCTTCCTGGCGAGCCTCCAGTCGATCCCGCAGCACACGGACCTGCCGAGCACCCCGGACAACCTGGCGATCACGGCGGACGGCCAGCTGGTCGCGGTCCAGCGCCCCGACCGGGTCGCGGGCCTGCGCGATTCGGGCGTCCTGGGTGGTGTGGCGCCGTTGGGATCATCGGCCCCGCTTGGCCAGTCCCCGAACGTCCTCGGCGGCGGCCGCTTCAAGCGCCGCGCCGCGCAGGGGGCGGGCGTGGTGGTGTCGGGGTTGGTGCTGAGCGCGCTGGCCCTGGTGGGGACCTCGGCGGACGGCGACGGATCCCCGGAGACGGGCGGCGGAGCACCGCAGCCGGCGAACCTCCTGCCGGCCCAGATGGCGGTGCCTCAGCAACCGGCCCCGCTCTCGACCCCGGCGAGCACAACCCCGGTGGCGGTGCCGGCGGGCATCCGCTGA